The DNA sequence GGAGTGATTGGCAGAATCACATCGGCTAACTCAAGCAAATCGGGGCTCGTGTAGGCGCTCATCGCAATTACGGTATCGGCGCCTTGTAACGCAGCTCGGGTTTGTTGTGGGTTGGGTAAATCCTGAAGTGGCTCGACGTGTAACATCACATAGGCGCGCGCCTTACTTTGCAATACGGTATCAACACTGCCTTGATTACCCTGGGTAGCACCCACCAGTTGCGCCCCCACTGAATTACCACCTTCACACAAGAACCCAAAGGTGCATCCCGTATGCTTGGCAATAAACTCCGCAAGAACATGTAAATCAGAGGCGTTGGGATGGGCAATCGCCAGTGATCCCAAGAATATTGCCTGTGGCTCAGGGCTCTCAAGTTTGGCATTGCTGAGCAATTGATCTGCAATCGCTTGCGCTTCACGAGAAACGCTCTTCACTGAGAGACCAGTTGGAGGCTGTAAGGATTTTGCTTGCGCAATCGCTTGGGCAATTTGCCCCAATTGATCCACCCATTGACTGGGCTTCGATTTGAGATGCGCAGTAATCGGCATGAGCCAATCGTTACCGCCTGCATCGAGTCGATAGACCTTAAGGCCCTGTTTGCTTGCCGTGCGCATCCGAGCAGCGATCAGCGGCAGATCTTTACGCAAATGACTACCAATCACCAAGACACGCTTGAGTTCACTCAACTTCGCAATTGGCATACCCAACCAGGGTAGCGTTGCTGCTCCGCGGGTATCAGTTTGGCGCAAACGCGTCTCAATTTGATGACTTCCCAAACCACGCATCACTTTTTGCAAGAGGTAAAGTTCTTCAGCGCTTGCGATGGGGTGAGCCAATGCCGCTAACGCCTGACTACCATGCTGCTTCTGAATATCACTTAATGAGTGCACGACGTAATCGAGGGCAGACTGCCAATCGGTCTCTAACCACTGCCCATTTTGTTTCACCATTGGAGTGGTTAAACGATCAGGGCTATTTAGGCCTTCATATGCAAAGCGATCGCGGTCACTAATCCAGCACTCATTGATGGCCTCGTTCTCGAGTGCGACAACCCGCATCACATGATTAGCCTTCGTTTGTACGGTAGTGTTGGCACCCACGGCATCATGCGGACTGATCGAGCGCTTACGGACCAACTCCCAGGTGCGCGCGGCATACCGAAATGGCTTACTGGTTAAGGCGCCCACCGGGCAGATGTCGATCATATTGCCCGAGAGCTCAGAGTCAACCGTTTGCCCCACAAAGGTCGTGATTTCCGAATGCTCACCACGGTTGATCATGCCAAGTTCCATGACACCAGCAACCTCTTGGCCAAAGCGCACACAGCGGGTGCAGTGAATGCAACGCGACATCTCTTCCATGGAAATGAGTGGTCCAACATTTTTATGGAAGACCACACGCTTCTCTTCTTTATAGCGCGAACTGGATTTACCGTAGCCAACCGCCAAATCTTGTAATTGGCATTCGCCACCCTGAT is a window from the Polynucleobacter sp. HIN11 genome containing:
- the nuoG gene encoding NADH-quinone oxidoreductase subunit NuoG yields the protein MIEIHVDGKPVEVPQGSMVMHATNKLGTYVPHFCYHKKLSIAANCRMCLVEVEKAPKPLPACATPVMAGMKVFTHSAKAVEAQKSVMEFLLINHPLDCPICDQGGECQLQDLAVGYGKSSSRYKEEKRVVFHKNVGPLISMEEMSRCIHCTRCVRFGQEVAGVMELGMINRGEHSEITTFVGQTVDSELSGNMIDICPVGALTSKPFRYAARTWELVRKRSISPHDAVGANTTVQTKANHVMRVVALENEAINECWISDRDRFAYEGLNSPDRLTTPMVKQNGQWLETDWQSALDYVVHSLSDIQKQHGSQALAALAHPIASAEELYLLQKVMRGLGSHQIETRLRQTDTRGAATLPWLGMPIAKLSELKRVLVIGSHLRKDLPLIAARMRTASKQGLKVYRLDAGGNDWLMPITAHLKSKPSQWVDQLGQIAQAIAQAKSLQPPTGLSVKSVSREAQAIADQLLSNAKLESPEPQAIFLGSLAIAHPNASDLHVLAEFIAKHTGCTFGFLCEGGNSVGAQLVGATQGNQGSVDTVLQSKARAYVMLHVEPLQDLPNPQQTRAALQGADTVIAMSAYTSPDLLELADVILPITPYTESVGSFVNMAGQVQTIQPSVRPLADARPAWKVLRALGSLLNLNGFLYNLPEEVYADAFAKSVESQLNNCFTANPEVQQRVQITASLERLAYQAIYSSDAIVRRAPALQRTRDAKDANMVGVGETLWGQLGLQAGDRVALTQAGQTVEVGVQLQPDLADGVVRIATATELSGHLASMFGEVALSKLTVSA